The following proteins come from a genomic window of Nitrospira sp.:
- a CDS encoding CzcABC family efflux RND transporter, transmembrane protein: MIVSLLEFSLRQRILILGLACLLSVGGVLAFRSIPIDAYPDVTNIQVQVLTEAGGLSPVEVERFITYPLELQMTGLPGLAEIRSLSKFALSQITVVFNDDVDIYFARQLVLERIMAAKERLPDGLEPVMAPVTTGLGEVYHYYLQGPHATATDAKVVEAELTDQRTLQEWVLRPLLKGVPGVIDVNGMGGFVKQYQVLIDPAKLRKFDLTLHQIYGAVVKNNANAGGNVMERHAERAIVRGLGLITSVSDIESIIVKESGGTPVFVRDVAEVRIGHAVRHGAVVLNGEREVVIGTVLMLRGGNARRVVESVKNKIEDLQQSNVLPAGTKLISFYDRIELVNAAIATVRDALIEGIVLVIFVFFFFLGHVRSAVIVTVTLIVTPLVTFIAMEWVGLSANLMTLGGLAIAIGEIADGSLVVVENAYRHLAQHSGASPESRLGIILQATKEVGRPILFGILIISVVFLPLMALQGMEGKMFAPLAYTLVIALLASVIVTLTLSPALASLLLHGDHPQETGLTLWMKRRYVPVLQWTLRRRGLVLAISTAIVLGSLILVPSVGREFIPLLEEGSLTPQVVKLPSVSLAESIELEKQTQQVMLEFPEVKTAVSRIGRAEIPYHPEDLYESDPIVSLHDRSTWKTAKTQSGLTDAIRSKLAEIPGISVLMSQPIQERVDELISGIRTECAIKLFGDDLDVLRDKAEEIAALIQPITGVKDIKVEQVAGQPYLIIDIDRQKIARFGINVSDVQEIITTAIGGRSATEIYEGERRFQLTLRFPEPYRNSVAAVGEIRVKTATGAFIPMSDLAKIEMREGPARISREHVKRRIYIGFNVVGRDIGGVVDEGRAKLAAQLHLPEGYTVVWGGAFENMERANARLMVVVPVTLGLVFFLLFWAFHSFRYAALIILNLPFALIGGVVSLWLSGQYLSVPASIGFIELFGLAVGNGIVLVSYINQLRHEGRQIDEAILTGCSLRLRPVVMTMMTTLLGLLPLALAQGIGAEVQRPLASVVIGGLFTATALTLVVLPALYSLCAGPTIGKEEAPEWV; this comes from the coding sequence ATGATTGTCTCGCTTCTAGAATTTTCATTACGGCAGCGGATACTGATTTTGGGCCTGGCGTGTCTGTTGTCCGTCGGCGGTGTCTTGGCCTTCCGATCTATTCCCATCGATGCCTATCCCGACGTGACCAATATCCAAGTGCAGGTGCTGACGGAGGCGGGAGGACTCTCGCCGGTCGAAGTGGAGCGATTCATCACGTATCCGCTTGAACTCCAGATGACGGGCCTACCCGGTCTTGCGGAAATCCGTTCGCTCTCGAAATTCGCGCTTTCCCAAATCACGGTCGTGTTCAACGACGATGTGGATATCTATTTTGCCCGCCAGTTGGTGCTGGAGCGGATTATGGCGGCGAAAGAGCGGTTGCCGGACGGCCTTGAACCGGTGATGGCTCCTGTCACCACAGGGCTGGGAGAGGTCTATCACTATTATCTCCAAGGGCCTCATGCGACGGCGACCGATGCGAAGGTCGTCGAGGCGGAGTTGACGGATCAGCGAACGCTGCAGGAATGGGTCCTGCGACCGCTGCTCAAGGGCGTGCCGGGGGTGATCGATGTGAACGGCATGGGCGGCTTCGTCAAACAATATCAAGTCCTCATCGATCCGGCCAAACTGCGCAAGTTCGACTTGACGCTCCACCAGATCTATGGGGCGGTGGTGAAAAACAACGCCAATGCCGGGGGCAACGTGATGGAGCGTCATGCCGAGCGGGCGATCGTCCGAGGGCTGGGTCTGATCACGAGCGTGAGCGATATCGAGTCGATCATCGTAAAGGAATCGGGGGGCACGCCGGTGTTCGTGCGCGACGTCGCCGAGGTCCGCATCGGCCACGCCGTCCGCCATGGCGCAGTTGTGCTCAATGGGGAGCGGGAAGTGGTGATAGGAACCGTGCTCATGCTTCGAGGAGGCAATGCCCGCCGGGTGGTTGAGTCGGTCAAGAACAAGATAGAGGATCTGCAACAGAGCAATGTCCTGCCTGCCGGCACGAAACTAATCTCCTTCTATGATCGCATCGAGTTGGTGAATGCCGCCATTGCCACGGTACGTGATGCATTGATCGAGGGGATTGTGCTGGTGATCTTCGTCTTCTTTTTCTTCCTGGGCCATGTCCGCAGCGCCGTCATCGTGACGGTGACGTTGATCGTCACTCCGCTGGTGACCTTTATCGCGATGGAGTGGGTCGGGCTCTCGGCCAACTTGATGACGCTTGGAGGGCTGGCGATCGCCATCGGTGAGATCGCCGATGGGTCTCTGGTCGTGGTGGAAAACGCCTATCGGCATCTCGCCCAACACAGCGGCGCATCGCCGGAAAGCAGACTCGGCATTATTCTTCAGGCGACGAAGGAGGTAGGCCGCCCCATCCTGTTCGGCATTCTGATCATCAGCGTCGTCTTCCTGCCGCTCATGGCGCTGCAAGGGATGGAAGGCAAGATGTTCGCGCCCCTGGCCTATACCCTCGTCATCGCGTTGCTGGCCTCCGTGATCGTCACGCTGACCCTGTCACCGGCGCTCGCATCGCTGCTGCTGCACGGCGACCATCCGCAGGAAACGGGTCTCACACTGTGGATGAAGCGGCGGTACGTGCCGGTGTTGCAATGGACGCTCCGGCGCCGAGGCCTCGTCTTGGCGATTTCAACAGCGATCGTGCTGGGCAGCCTGATCCTCGTTCCATCGGTGGGGCGGGAATTCATTCCACTCCTTGAGGAAGGGTCTCTCACTCCCCAAGTCGTAAAGCTGCCGAGCGTGTCGCTCGCCGAGTCCATCGAATTGGAGAAGCAGACTCAACAGGTCATGTTGGAATTTCCTGAAGTGAAGACGGCGGTGAGCAGGATCGGCCGAGCGGAGATTCCCTACCACCCGGAAGATCTCTATGAGAGCGACCCGATCGTCTCACTCCACGACCGAAGCACCTGGAAAACGGCGAAGACTCAATCGGGATTGACGGACGCCATTCGGAGCAAACTCGCCGAGATTCCCGGCATCTCCGTCCTCATGAGTCAGCCGATCCAGGAACGGGTGGACGAGCTGATCTCCGGCATTAGGACTGAATGCGCCATCAAGCTGTTCGGAGACGATCTCGACGTGCTGCGCGACAAGGCGGAGGAGATTGCCGCCTTGATCCAGCCAATTACCGGCGTCAAGGATATCAAGGTCGAGCAGGTTGCCGGGCAACCCTACCTCATTATTGACATCGACCGGCAAAAGATCGCCCGGTTCGGCATCAATGTGAGCGACGTACAGGAAATCATCACCACCGCGATCGGCGGAAGATCGGCGACGGAGATCTATGAGGGCGAGCGCCGGTTTCAGCTCACCCTGAGATTTCCGGAACCCTACCGAAACAGCGTTGCGGCCGTCGGAGAGATCCGCGTGAAAACCGCCACCGGCGCCTTCATTCCCATGAGCGACCTGGCCAAGATTGAAATGCGCGAAGGTCCGGCACGCATCAGTCGCGAGCATGTCAAGCGGCGCATCTACATCGGCTTCAACGTCGTGGGCAGGGACATCGGCGGGGTGGTGGATGAAGGGCGCGCGAAACTGGCCGCGCAACTCCACTTGCCGGAAGGGTATACCGTCGTGTGGGGCGGGGCGTTCGAAAATATGGAACGAGCCAACGCCCGGTTGATGGTCGTCGTGCCGGTCACGCTGGGCCTCGTGTTTTTTCTGTTGTTTTGGGCCTTTCATTCTTTTCGCTATGCCGCGTTGATTATCCTGAATCTGCCCTTTGCTTTGATCGGCGGCGTCGTGTCGCTGTGGCTGAGCGGTCAGTACCTGAGCGTGCCGGCCTCTATCGGGTTTATCGAGCTGTTCGGACTCGCGGTGGGTAATGGGATCGTGCTGGTTTCCTATATCAACCAGCTGCGCCACGAGGGGCGGCAGATCGATGAAGCGATCCTGACCGGCTGCAGTTTGCGTCTTCGCCCGGTCGTGATGACGATGATGACGACGTTGCTGGGTCTCCTCCCGTTGGCGCTGGCACAAGGGATCGGAGCGGAGGTCCAACGCCCGCTCGCCAGCGTTGTGATCGGCGGACTCTTCACGGCGACGGCGTTGACGCTGGTCGTACTCCCCGCGCTCTACAGCCTGTGTGCAGGGCCTACAATAGGGAAAGAAGAGGCGCCGGAATGGGTGTGA
- a CDS encoding Sulfatase modifying factor 1 precursor (C-alpha-formyglycine- generating enzyme 1) encodes MDGILVKATLLGFFLSSGISAPSTAVYAAGSGEQDFTKGEILLKSKQYAEARASLEAGIQKDPSNVQAHLGLAESCRSLEDWACAEDHYETALHLDAKSGAMGSTQPRLRKAIVWRSLEEVTAWRLLNDAKGLVSNGKVSPEKVRQVEEALDSANELGLNNDQLALYQQLQMKLPRQRTVAVSNKLPSGGSSVAVVPAETQVMPMVLVPAGEFTMGSNLGDDEKPVRRVYLNAFHIDKFEVTVGQYARYLEVTDMEEPPDWNMMNQPQHQRRPVVNVNWEDAVNYCKWAGKRLPTEAEWEKAARGTDGRIYPWGNEAPTRLHANYGRKEWDNHQALTPVGSFEEGKSPYGIYDMAGNAWEWVFDWYDHDYYKKGPKRNPIGPAKGDGKVVRGGSWLYVPEFLRSAHRFDAQPTNRLFGYGFRCAKTP; translated from the coding sequence ATGGACGGGATATTGGTGAAGGCGACTTTGCTGGGCTTCTTCCTGAGTTCCGGGATAAGCGCACCATCCACAGCCGTTTATGCGGCCGGCTCCGGCGAGCAGGATTTTACCAAAGGGGAGATTCTATTGAAAAGTAAACAGTATGCCGAGGCGCGCGCATCGTTGGAAGCCGGAATACAGAAGGACCCGTCGAATGTGCAAGCTCATTTGGGCCTGGCGGAATCCTGCCGAAGTTTAGAGGATTGGGCTTGCGCGGAGGACCATTACGAGACGGCGTTGCACCTGGACGCCAAGTCCGGGGCCATGGGGTCGACACAACCGCGTTTGCGCAAAGCGATCGTGTGGCGGTCGCTCGAAGAAGTGACGGCATGGCGGTTGCTGAACGATGCAAAAGGGCTGGTGAGCAATGGGAAAGTTTCTCCTGAAAAGGTGAGGCAAGTGGAGGAGGCCTTGGACAGTGCCAATGAGTTAGGTCTCAACAATGACCAACTGGCCCTCTATCAACAGCTACAGATGAAACTGCCACGGCAGCGGACCGTTGCGGTATCGAACAAATTACCGTCGGGCGGGTCGTCCGTCGCAGTAGTGCCGGCCGAAACGCAAGTTATGCCCATGGTGCTGGTGCCGGCAGGGGAGTTCACGATGGGAAGCAATCTCGGAGATGACGAAAAGCCCGTGCGCCGCGTGTACCTGAATGCCTTCCATATCGATAAATTTGAGGTCACAGTCGGACAGTATGCCAGGTACCTGGAGGTGACGGACATGGAGGAACCTCCGGACTGGAATATGATGAATCAACCTCAGCATCAGAGACGGCCGGTCGTCAATGTCAATTGGGAGGATGCCGTTAACTACTGCAAATGGGCCGGCAAGCGCCTGCCGACGGAAGCCGAGTGGGAAAAGGCGGCTCGGGGAACGGATGGGCGGATTTATCCCTGGGGCAATGAAGCGCCGACCAGGCTCCACGCGAACTACGGAAGAAAAGAATGGGACAACCATCAGGCCTTAACCCCCGTGGGATCGTTTGAAGAGGGAAAGAGTCCCTATGGGATCTATGACATGGCCGGCAATGCTTGGGAATGGGTCTTCGATTGGTACGACCATGACTATTACAAGAAAGGTCCGAAAAGGAATCCGATCGGGCCGGCAAAGGGTGATGGGAAAGTGGTGCGGGGCGGGTCATGGCTCTACGTTCCTGAGTTCCTGCGTTCCGCGCATCGGTTCGATGCGCAACCGACGAACCGGCTCTTTGGGTACGGGTTCCGTTGCGCAAAGACGCCGTAG
- a CDS encoding Auxin efflux carrier family protein, translated as MPSSLQIFIAIFVIGILLRALAVVTQTHAERLATFVFTVSLPATILVSLDRVPLTSTAWKLPLAACLITLPIVVGSWQLARLLQLPRRTQGGFVLTTGSINSVYFAFPVILATFGEEGLTQAVLFDLGQTLLTLTVLYGLAVWHGTPSATPGSTVIRFLSSPPLWALVCILFVKFSGHHLPPWLHEVLTPLHVTTTPLASFVLGLSISFSAVRRTARLAILGVAVRMGGGLVLGLSAVWLLGLTGIERAVVVLVAAMPAAVSSVIFAAETRLDEELVASIVALSICLAVVTLPWLPRLATMLLG; from the coding sequence GGTTGGCGACGTTCGTCTTTACCGTCAGTCTGCCCGCGACGATTCTCGTTTCTCTCGATCGGGTGCCCCTTACATCGACGGCGTGGAAACTTCCGTTGGCCGCTTGCCTCATCACACTCCCGATCGTCGTCGGCTCTTGGCAACTTGCCCGCCTGCTGCAGCTTCCACGTCGGACGCAAGGCGGCTTCGTACTGACCACCGGTTCGATCAATTCCGTGTATTTTGCGTTTCCCGTCATCCTCGCCACGTTCGGCGAAGAAGGATTGACTCAGGCGGTGCTCTTTGACCTTGGACAAACCCTGCTGACTCTGACCGTTCTTTACGGGCTCGCCGTCTGGCACGGCACACCGTCCGCTACACCCGGGTCAACTGTAATCCGCTTCCTGTCATCGCCGCCGTTATGGGCCCTGGTTTGCATCCTCTTCGTGAAGTTTTCCGGGCATCATCTCCCTCCCTGGCTGCATGAAGTCCTCACGCCATTGCACGTCACCACGACGCCGCTCGCCAGTTTCGTGCTCGGACTGTCGATCAGTTTCTCAGCGGTCCGGCGGACCGCGCGATTGGCCATACTGGGTGTGGCCGTTCGAATGGGTGGCGGGCTTGTGCTCGGCTTGTCGGCGGTATGGTTGCTTGGATTGACGGGAATAGAACGAGCCGTCGTGGTCCTTGTAGCGGCGATGCCGGCGGCGGTCAGCTCCGTGATCTTCGCCGCTGAAACGCGACTCGATGAGGAACTGGTCGCTTCCATTGTGGCCCTCTCCATTTGCCTCGCTGTCGTCACGCTTCCCTGGTTGCCTCGACTGGCTACGATGTTGTTGGGCTGA